From Thermosipho africanus Ob7:
AATATATAAAAAAGGCGCAATGCGCGCCTTTTTTTTAACTACATTTACTCCATCCACATTTTTTACAACTCATACACCCTTCCTGCTTTATTATACTATTTTTTGAAAGACAAGAAGGACAATATACATTTCCATTTTCATCTACATAGTAGCCTTCACTCCATTCAAGATCATTTGCCATTACAAATTTTTCTACTTCTTCTGCTGTTTTAACGGTTCCATCTATTACAAATGCTTCGTCACTTTCAATTTCTGAGTTACCCCATAGCTCTATAAAATCATCTATTGCTTTTTTGATTTCTTCAGCAAGGCCTCTTGTATATTCACCGTTGACCTTTTGAAGCTGTTCTAAAATTTCTTCTATTGATACACCTGCTCTTAGAGCTATTGAGGATAATCTTCCGATAGATTCTGCAAGTTCAGTGCCGTTTGAAAGGAATATTTCGACTGCTTCTCCGTTGTCATCAAAAGATACGGTAATGTAAGTTGTATTTTCGTTTGATTTATATTTTCTTGTAACGCTTCTTAATGTACTCTTTCTTGGTCTTGGCCTTAGTTTATGTTTTTCATCTAAGAGGAAAAATTGAACTTTTGGAGCGTCCTTAGTTTTAACGTGCTTTGCAGAAGTTAAAACTTGAGTTTGCAGTGAGCCATCTCTATATATTGTCAGCCCTCTTACATTAAGTTTTAATGCTTCAAGATAGATATTTAAAACATCTTCCTTTGTAGCACTATTTGGCATATTAATAGTTTTAGAGATATTATTGTCAACATATCTTTGGAAAGCATCTTGCATGAGTAAGTGATCCATTGGAGAAATATCCATTGCAGTTACAAAGACTTTTTTAATTTCTTCTGGTACATCTAAATTTTGCAATGAACCTTTTTCTATTAATTTTTCTTTAATTTTTTCAAGAATTTTTGGATCAAGCTTTTTTTCTAAAACTTTGTTTACATAAAAGAGTGATTCTTTTGTGCCATCGTGTTTGTTCATGTATCTAACATAAGCTAGTAAGAAATTTGGCTCAAGACCGCTACTTGTATCTGCTATGTTAGATATAGAGCCTGTTGGTGCAATAGTTAATACTGCTACATTTCTTTTTCCTTTTTTAGACTCTCTCATTACTTTTTTGATATCTTCATCGTATTTGCTCATTCCCATAGCAAATGGGACAAATTCTTCTTCTTTAAAGAATTTACTTTTTTCAAACAATGGGAAGCTTCCTTTTTCTCTTCCTAGTTTGTTTGATTCATCATGTCCATGTAACGCCATGAACCCCATAAGATCAGCTGCAAATTGTCTTCCCTCTTCAGAATTGTATGGGATATCAAGTTTGTATAAAAGATCAGCAAATCCCATTATACCTAAGCCTAGTCTTCTACTGTTTCTAACTGCGTTTGTAATTTTTTCAAGAGGAAAGACATTAACATCGATTACGTTGTCTAGGAATCTTACAGCAAGCCTTACAGTATCTTCAAGTGCATCCCAGTCAACTTGTCCATCGTCTGTAACAAATTTAGCAACATCAATTGAACCAAGATTACATGCTTCATATGGTGCAAGGCCTATTTCACCACATGGGTTGGTTGAGATTATTTTCATTTCTGGATATAATGGATAATATTTATTCATTTCATGGAGAAATGCAAGACCTGGATCGCCTGTTTTCCATGCATTCTCTGCTATTTGTTTAATTATATCTCTTGCTTTTATATATCTTTTTTCTGTAAACTTTGGATGTGAAA
This genomic window contains:
- a CDS encoding adenosylcobalamin-dependent ribonucleoside-diphosphate reductase, which encodes MYEDIIKRWLDVEPSKNAYKILSERYFIKDISGNFLENKWEDVCRRVARVVATSELVNNPQVKKMDDAKKLEIIKETEETFFKMLKARIFIPNSPTLFNAGMGVRHELLWKPIENMTLSDYQEIYNTRNHLHMLSACFVVPVDDSINGIFEAVKEYALITKAGGGIGSNFSSLRPKGSFVAGTHGQASGPVSFMHVFNSAIGVVEQGYKRRGALMGILNINHPDIEEFITAKENNDGEKVLKYFNISVGIPFDKKELLRLYEEDGEIELSHPKFTEKRYIKARDIIKQIAENAWKTGDPGLAFLHEMNKYYPLYPEMKIISTNPCGEIGLAPYEACNLGSIDVAKFVTDDGQVDWDALEDTVRLAVRFLDNVIDVNVFPLEKITNAVRNSRRLGLGIMGFADLLYKLDIPYNSEEGRQFAADLMGFMALHGHDESNKLGREKGSFPLFEKSKFFKEEEFVPFAMGMSKYDEDIKKVMRESKKGKRNVAVLTIAPTGSISNIADTSSGLEPNFLLAYVRYMNKHDGTKESLFYVNKVLEKKLDPKILEKIKEKLIEKGSLQNLDVPEEIKKVFVTAMDISPMDHLLMQDAFQRYVDNNISKTINMPNSATKEDVLNIYLEALKLNVRGLTIYRDGSLQTQVLTSAKHVKTKDAPKVQFFLLDEKHKLRPRPRKSTLRSVTRKYKSNENTTYITVSFDDNGEAVEIFLSNGTELAESIGRLSSIALRAGVSIEEILEQLQKVNGEYTRGLAEEIKKAIDDFIELWGNSEIESDEAFVIDGTVKTAEEVEKFVMANDLEWSEGYYVDENGNVYCPSCLSKNSIIKQEGCMSCKKCGWSKCS